The Caulifigura coniformis genome includes a region encoding these proteins:
- a CDS encoding DUF2007 domain-containing protein produces the protein MSSDLIEVARPPYLSMAEEMRLFLEQHDIEAVFDNTNMGAMMPHLGTAIGVSVLVARPDAVRASQLLEQRRPVAATTGPWYCGACKVDVEPGFEACWSCGQARAEVEQPFPEGHAVPSPGVEPEDAVKKQKAEDLIQRAWRTALLCFGVIPLPVIGHLYSLMLLLESTGLGVQVSPDSRRLFLRTLFIDLAVLGVFVALLTALSFR, from the coding sequence ATGTCTTCCGACCTCATCGAAGTCGCCCGGCCGCCGTACCTGAGCATGGCCGAGGAAATGCGGCTGTTCCTCGAGCAGCACGACATCGAGGCAGTGTTCGACAACACGAACATGGGCGCGATGATGCCGCATCTGGGGACGGCCATCGGCGTGAGCGTGCTCGTGGCTCGTCCGGATGCCGTGAGGGCCAGTCAATTGCTTGAGCAACGCCGGCCTGTCGCCGCGACGACTGGGCCGTGGTACTGCGGCGCGTGCAAGGTGGATGTCGAGCCGGGATTCGAGGCCTGCTGGTCGTGCGGTCAGGCGCGGGCCGAGGTGGAACAGCCGTTCCCGGAAGGCCACGCTGTTCCGTCGCCGGGTGTGGAGCCGGAGGACGCGGTCAAGAAGCAGAAGGCCGAAGATCTGATCCAGCGCGCCTGGCGGACCGCGCTGCTCTGTTTCGGAGTGATCCCGCTGCCGGTCATCGGGCACCTGTACTCGCTGATGTTGCTGCTGGAGTCGACAGGCCTGGGTGTGCAGGTGAGTCCAGACTCAAGGCGTCTCTTCCTGAGAACCCTGTTCATCGACCTGGCCGTCCTGGGCGTGTTTGTGGCCCTCCTCACCGCGCTGTCATTCCGGTGA
- a CDS encoding glucose 1-dehydrogenase, protein MKTLAVTPGKKHSAHIAELPTPTLADAPAPRRGVVVRTLQVGVDATDAEIDEALYGRAPKGYDFLVVGHEVFGVVEEVGPDVTHVKPGDYCTCTVRRPGPTLFDIIGRNDITGHEEYYERGINLRHGFMTEKFVDDAEFVVKVPEGLKHLGVLSEPASVCAKAIAQAYLAQQRLQVWEPKLAFVTGAGQIGLLTTMMLRLRGLQVFTLARTKNPGLKEEIVKAYGGTYVSTAETSMEELVKTVGKPDLIIEATGSAQVAFDSMRHLAINGALVWTSVTGGGKSIAQFPADQVNLEWVLGNKLLVGSVNGNRHHFAAGLGDLALSETMFPGVTERILTTPVDGFGDPAKIMSLLRDDKTALKVYVNVSK, encoded by the coding sequence ATGAAAACGCTTGCCGTCACTCCCGGAAAAAAGCATTCGGCCCACATCGCCGAGTTGCCCACGCCCACGCTCGCTGATGCGCCCGCGCCCCGCCGCGGAGTCGTCGTGCGGACGCTGCAGGTCGGCGTCGACGCCACCGACGCCGAAATCGACGAGGCCCTGTATGGCCGCGCCCCGAAAGGGTACGACTTTCTGGTCGTCGGCCACGAAGTCTTCGGCGTCGTCGAGGAGGTTGGCCCCGATGTCACCCACGTGAAACCGGGCGACTACTGCACCTGCACGGTCCGCCGACCGGGCCCCACGCTCTTCGACATCATCGGCCGAAACGACATCACGGGGCACGAGGAATACTACGAACGCGGCATCAACCTGCGTCACGGGTTCATGACCGAGAAATTCGTCGACGACGCCGAGTTCGTCGTGAAGGTCCCCGAAGGCCTGAAGCACCTGGGCGTGCTCTCGGAACCGGCCAGCGTCTGCGCCAAGGCGATCGCGCAGGCCTACCTGGCGCAGCAGAGGCTGCAGGTGTGGGAACCAAAACTGGCGTTCGTCACCGGGGCCGGACAGATCGGCCTGTTGACCACCATGATGCTCCGCCTCCGTGGACTGCAGGTGTTCACCCTCGCCCGCACGAAGAACCCCGGCCTGAAGGAAGAGATCGTCAAGGCCTATGGCGGGACTTACGTCAGCACGGCCGAAACGTCGATGGAGGAGCTGGTCAAGACCGTCGGCAAGCCCGATCTGATCATCGAGGCGACCGGCTCGGCACAGGTCGCTTTCGACAGCATGCGGCACCTGGCGATCAACGGCGCGCTCGTCTGGACCAGCGTGACTGGCGGCGGAAAATCGATCGCGCAGTTCCCGGCCGATCAGGTCAACCTCGAGTGGGTCCTCGGTAACAAGCTGCTCGTCGGTTCGGTGAACGGCAACCGGCACCATTTCGCAGCCGGCCTGGGCGACCTGGCCCTCAGCGAAACGATGTTCCCCGGCGTGACTGAGCGGATCCTGACGACCCCCGTCGACGGATTCGGCGATCCCGCGAAGATCATGTCGCTGCTGCGGGACGACAAGACGGCGCTCAAGGTCTACGTCAACGTGAGCAAGTAG
- a CDS encoding sugar phosphate isomerase/epimerase family protein has translation MPAVNRREFVQLSAAALAGTAILGSTRVVRAAEPPIRLKKAVKLSMVRVEDASLDDRFKLMKDCGFEGCEIDAPGTDAGQALAAAKKAGIKIHGVIDSVHWNKRFSSPDKAILEEAHEALKAAIDACKTVGGTTVLVVPASLRKGHDEIPMQEAWDRSIAEIKRGVPLAKEAGVKIAIETVWNEFITTPKQFVDYIDAFNDPTVGGYFDISNMLKYGVSSAEWIRQTGQRLLKVDCKGYNLEKQAFGEIGTGSENWPEVLQALKDVNYTGEFLTAEVRGGGKERLLEVSQQMDKVLQLT, from the coding sequence ATGCCCGCCGTGAATCGACGCGAGTTCGTGCAGCTTTCCGCCGCCGCCCTGGCCGGAACCGCGATTCTGGGATCGACGCGTGTCGTCCGGGCGGCGGAACCGCCGATCCGGCTGAAAAAGGCCGTGAAACTGAGCATGGTCCGCGTCGAAGACGCGAGCCTGGATGACCGCTTCAAGCTGATGAAGGACTGCGGCTTCGAAGGCTGCGAGATCGATGCGCCGGGAACGGACGCCGGGCAGGCTCTCGCCGCCGCGAAGAAGGCCGGCATCAAGATTCACGGAGTGATCGACTCCGTTCACTGGAACAAGCGGTTTTCATCTCCCGACAAGGCCATCCTCGAAGAGGCTCACGAGGCGCTGAAGGCCGCCATCGACGCCTGCAAAACCGTCGGCGGCACGACCGTCCTGGTCGTCCCCGCCTCCCTCCGGAAAGGCCACGACGAGATTCCGATGCAGGAAGCCTGGGACCGCTCCATCGCGGAGATCAAGCGCGGCGTGCCGCTCGCCAAAGAAGCCGGAGTGAAGATCGCCATCGAGACGGTGTGGAATGAATTCATCACCACGCCGAAGCAGTTCGTCGACTACATCGACGCCTTCAATGATCCGACGGTCGGCGGATACTTCGACATCAGCAACATGCTGAAGTACGGCGTCTCCTCCGCCGAATGGATCCGCCAGACCGGTCAGCGGCTGCTGAAAGTCGACTGCAAGGGGTACAACCTCGAGAAGCAGGCGTTCGGCGAGATCGGAACGGGCAGCGAGAACTGGCCCGAAGTGCTCCAGGCGCTGAAGGACGTCAACTACACGGGTGAGTTCCTGACGGCTGAAGTCCGTGGCGGCGGCAAGGAGCGGCTGCTGGAAGTGTCGCAGCAGATGGACAAAGTCCTCCAGCTGACGTGA